In Granulicella mallensis MP5ACTX8, the sequence CGAGTAGCCTGCGATATTTAGGACAATATGAAAGATCTTCCACAGAAGCGCGGGACGCAGTCCGCCTGCTGCCGTCCGGCTCAACCTATTGGGCTCTAATGACTGCCGCCATTTTGTCTGGCCAACTGGACGGTGCCAAGGGCATATTTGAAGAGGCACAGGCACGTGGGTTCGACACAGATCAGTTGCATCTATTGCGTCACTTATTGGGGTTTCTACAGCATGATGAATCTGCCATGAAAGAACAACTTGTGTGGTCTCACGGCAAAAAGGATGTCGAGTTTGAAATGCTCTGGAGGGAGTCCGGCGCGCAGATGTATTATGGCCAATTCCGAGAGGCTCATCGCTTGTTTGAGCACATTACAAGTTTGACGCCAGGGAGCGGACCCTCCTATGAATTCAGGGAACCCACTGCATTACAGGAGATTGAAGTTGGCAACTTTGCGGAAGGTCACCGCCTGATAGCGAATGCTGTCCGTAAAGACCGTAGTCGGAACGAGCGGTTAAGTCTAGCTCTGATATTCGCCCGAGACGGGAACTTGCAAGAAGCTCGCCAACTGGCCGAAGCCATCAATCATGAGTTTCCGTTGGATACCCTGACCCAAAACTATTGTCTTCCCACAATCTGGGCGGCAATAAAATTGCACGAGAATGACCCGGCTGGCGCTATCGAGACTTTGCGTCCCGCACTTCATTACGACTTCGCTTACCCGAATGCCTTCAATGGTGTCTATCCTGCTTATATTCGAGGAATCGCCTATCTCCAAACCGGTGATGGCCGCTCGGCTGCCGTCGAGTTCCAGAAGGTCGCCGATCATCCAGCTATTGTGGGAAGGTCTGTCGTCGGAGCGTTAGCACATTTACAGCTCGGACGTGCACAAGCGATGATGGGTGACAAAGTCGGGGCACGCAAGTCTTATCAGGATTTTCTGGCGCTCTGGAAAGACGCCGATTCCGACATTCCCATTTACAAACAGGCCAAAGCCGAATATGCCCGTCTGCAGTAGCGATTAAAGGCAGCAGACCGTTTCCGCCAGGTATTCCGAATCGCTTCTCCGGGATCACTTTCCTCTTGTGTGGCGCACGCCGCCTCGCAGGGGAGAAGTCTATTGGCCTCTCTGAGCTCTTCCGCATGATGCTTTCCCCAGTCCTCCAGAAGCGACAAGATCGGCATGAGGCTTTATACCCAACGGAGTCAGCACATAATCTATGCGCTGCGGCTCGTTGGGAAAGGTCGCGCGCGCGATGAGGCCGTGCTCTTCCAGCACACGAAGCTGTTCGGTGAGAACCTTCTGCGATATGCCAACGATCTGATTTTCTAATTCGCAGATTCGTTTCGGACCCTCGAGTAGCACATAGATGATGACCGCCTTCCAGCGGCCGGAGATAACGCCTAGCGTTCGTTCGAGCGGTAAGCCCGGAAGGTTTTTCGTGATTCTCATCTTGCACACCAAATTGTGTGCAGATTGAAAACCCTGTTGGATCTAGTCTGCCTCTTAGGTGGCACCACGCATGGAAGCACTCATGCCTGGATTGCTCTACACAGTTGCCTATCGATGCCTCTGTTTTGGTCGCGTCATTATTTCGACAACTGACATCCGAACTGGTATTCCGATGACACCTTAAGGACAACGGAATGCCCTAAATCAAATGATTTATACGCTTCGTCGATTGGTTACACAAATGCTTGTTGCATGCGTGAGAACAAAAGCAAAAAGGAGAGCGAAATGACAACAACCTCAACAAAGAGTGCCTTGGTTACTGGAGCTTCTGGCGGCATTGGACGTGCAGTTGCAAAGAGGCTCGCACAGGATGGGTTTGATATCGCCGTGCACTACGCCGGAAATCCAGACAAAGCAAATGCCATCGCGGCAGAAATTAAAAATGCGGGTGTCAACACGATCACGCTTCAAGCAGACATTGCAAATGCGGCGGATGTAGAACGGCTCTTTAAAGAAACACTT encodes:
- a CDS encoding winged helix-turn-helix transcriptional regulator; the encoded protein is MRITKNLPGLPLERTLGVISGRWKAVIIYVLLEGPKRICELENQIVGISQKVLTEQLRVLEEHGLIARATFPNEPQRIDYVLTPLGIKPHADLVASGGLGKASCGRAQRGQ